The proteins below come from a single Prochlorococcus marinus CUG1415 genomic window:
- a CDS encoding NUDIX hydrolase, with the protein MGNKKLKKKSIFKEKISELKSKKFSFEINRIQLPNGHEGEYGYIKHPGAALAVPITKDNKVIILRQYRFAVARYLLEFPAGTLEIGETPINSIKREIQEETGFSADKWDELGTLVPAPGYADEEIYLFLARDLSKLKSEVKGDLDEDIEVLILDPKELDNLISSGDEMLDAKTVTAWFRARQFLDEL; encoded by the coding sequence ATGGGCAATAAAAAACTTAAAAAAAAATCAATTTTTAAAGAAAAAATATCAGAGTTAAAGTCAAAAAAATTTAGTTTTGAAATTAATAGAATTCAACTACCAAATGGGCATGAAGGTGAATATGGATACATAAAGCATCCTGGTGCTGCTTTAGCTGTACCGATTACAAAAGATAATAAAGTTATAATTCTCCGGCAATATAGATTTGCTGTTGCAAGATATTTATTAGAATTTCCAGCAGGAACATTAGAAATAGGTGAAACACCTATTAATTCAATTAAAAGAGAAATTCAAGAAGAAACTGGATTTAGTGCTGACAAATGGGATGAATTAGGAACTCTTGTCCCAGCTCCTGGTTATGCAGATGAAGAAATTTATTTATTTCTAGCGCGTGATTTAAGCAAACTAAAGTCCGAGGTTAAAGGAGATTTAGATGAAGATATAGAAGTACTTATTTTGGATCCCAAGGAACTAGATAATCTTATTTCAAGTGGGGATGAAATGCTTGACGCAAAAACTGTTACTGCTTGGTTTAGAGCGAGACAATTTTTAGATGAATTATGA
- a CDS encoding cryptochrome/photolyase family protein translates to MNNPRILLWHRKDLRIFDNQALIKAFSLSNAITSTYILDKNYSHDFNANSRAWFLGNSLQELGNNWKKMGSRLVILKGDPVSIIPQLTKTIDAKFVIWNKSIEPYEINRDLQIKKVLKAINIQVIECWDHLLIEPSKIFSGNHKPYSVYGPFYKNLKSKMNLLGSYDEDKFTFQFKDIDNKFKNNHKIKSSDSVLEKFLQNIKFSGSKICPCRPGEKGAEILLETFINGKNIYSYNSTRDLPSYNGTSFLSASLRFGTISIRKVWNATLNLNSGFKNQENYLSIETWQKELVWREFYQHCLFHFPELERGPYRKKWHQFRWHNNNEWFQLWSNGETGVPIVDAAMRQLNSTGWMHNRCRMIVASFLVKDLLCSWQMGEKKFMEMLVDGDLAANNGGWQWSASSGMDPKPLRIFNPYIQAKKFDPLCEYIKFWIPELSKLSNSDLLNGEISNLEKNNYPKPIVNHHIQQRLFKSIYAEI, encoded by the coding sequence ATGAATAACCCTAGAATACTTTTATGGCATCGAAAGGATCTAAGAATATTTGATAATCAAGCTTTAATAAAAGCATTTTCATTGTCAAATGCTATTACTTCAACTTATATCTTAGATAAAAATTATTCACATGATTTTAATGCAAATTCAAGAGCTTGGTTTCTTGGGAATTCGCTTCAAGAATTAGGAAATAATTGGAAAAAAATGGGTAGCAGGCTAGTTATATTAAAAGGAGATCCAGTATCAATTATTCCACAATTAACAAAGACAATAGATGCCAAATTTGTTATTTGGAATAAATCAATTGAACCTTATGAGATTAATCGAGATTTACAAATAAAAAAAGTTTTAAAGGCAATAAACATTCAAGTTATTGAATGTTGGGATCACTTATTAATAGAACCTTCAAAAATATTTTCAGGAAATCATAAACCTTATTCAGTTTATGGTCCTTTTTATAAAAACCTTAAATCAAAAATGAATTTATTAGGTTCATATGATGAAGATAAATTTACTTTCCAGTTTAAAGATATCGATAATAAATTTAAAAATAATCATAAAATAAAGTCATCTGATTCGGTATTAGAGAAATTTCTTCAAAATATCAAATTTTCTGGATCTAAGATCTGTCCCTGTAGACCTGGTGAGAAGGGTGCAGAAATATTATTAGAAACCTTTATTAACGGAAAAAACATATATTCTTACAATTCCACAAGAGATTTGCCTTCCTATAATGGAACATCTTTTTTAAGCGCATCTCTTAGATTCGGCACCATAAGCATTAGAAAAGTATGGAACGCCACATTAAATTTAAATTCAGGTTTTAAAAATCAAGAAAATTATTTATCAATAGAAACTTGGCAAAAAGAACTTGTTTGGCGAGAATTTTATCAACATTGCTTATTCCATTTCCCAGAACTAGAGAGGGGTCCATATAGAAAAAAATGGCATCAATTTCGCTGGCATAATAATAATGAATGGTTTCAGCTTTGGAGTAACGGCGAAACAGGTGTACCTATAGTTGATGCTGCAATGCGGCAACTAAATAGTACTGGTTGGATGCATAACAGATGTCGGATGATAGTTGCTTCATTTCTGGTAAAAGACCTACTATGCAGTTGGCAAATGGGTGAAAAAAAATTCATGGAAATGTTGGTCGATGGAGACTTAGCAGCAAATAATGGGGGATGGCAATGGAGCGCAAGTAGTGGTATGGATCCAAAACCACTGAGAATTTTTAATCCATATATACAAGCAAAAAAATTTGATCCTCTTTGTGAATACATAAAATTTTGGATTCCTGAATTATCTAAATTGTCAAATTCAGATTTATTAAATGGAGAGATATCTAATTTAGAAAAAAATAATTACCCAAAGCCTATTGTCAATCACCATATTCAACAAAGATTATTTAAATCAATTTACGCAGAAATATGA